ACCCTGCTCACGACACTGCTGCTGGCTGCCAGCTTTACCGCCACTGCGGCGACGGAGATCGTGCCCCTGAACAATCGCACCAGCGCCGACCTGTTGCCGATCGCGCAGAACTTTCTCGGCAAGGACGGCCAGGTCAGCGCCTATGGCAATCAACTGATCGTCAAGGCCGAACCGGAAAAAATCGAGGAGTTGCGCGCTTTCATCGCCCAGCTGGATACCGCCGCAAAACGCCTGCTGATCACGGTCGACACCAACGAAAACAATACGCAGAACAATCAGGGCTATTCGACGAACGGCGCGCCGCAGACCCGCATCATCACTCGCAGCACCGCCAGCCGGGACGGCGGGATACAGCAGATCCAGGCCAGCGAAGGCATTCCTGCGCTGATCCAGGTCGGCCAGAGCGTGCCGCTGACCACGACCCAGACCGATCCTTACGGCCGCCTGCAGAATCAGACCCAGTATCGCAACGTCACCCAAGGCTTTTATGTCACCGCCAGCGTCACCGGCGAAACCGTTCATCTGAGCATCAGCACAAATCGTGACCGCATGAGCCAGGAACGTCCCGATGTAGTGAACGTACAAAGTACCGACACAACTGTCAGCGGTCGCCTCGGAGAGTGGATCACCCTGGCCGGTGTCAACCGCCAGAACCAGGCCGACAAACAGGCTCTAACCCGCAGCTACTCGACTCAGGGCCGGGACGACATGACTTTGCGGGTGAAAGTCGACACCCTGGACTAAAGCACCGAAAACTGACTGATTAGTCGTATTAGACCAAAGATGTAGTGATAGAAAAAAAGCACTACAAAACGTTTGACGAGCCAAAAAACCGAAGGCATGATGGCCTCGCTCCCGCTAATCAGGGGCCCTGGCAAGGGCCTTCGGATCGCCGCTCTAACCTACCCACCTGAGCCGATTCGTGTCTGTACCGCCCACAAGGTGTGTTTGACGAGATTGCGACTGGAACGAGGTTGTCCCGAGGGACGGAAGCTAATTAGGTAGACCGGCAACACCCTGCTTGATCGCATGAAGGCCCACGACGCCCGCATGTGCTCGACAGCCAGCCCTTACCTGCTCACTTCTCCCCTTGAGCCCATCGTTCAACCGTCGCCATCCGCGTCGAACCCGACTTGACCGCCTAAGCTTCTGGTCAGCGAGCAGCCAACTACGCACCTTCAACCCTGCGTATCTGGCGAGTCGGAATTTTCCGCCCAAGAACGACTTTTCACACAAGACGCGACGAGGTTTATCTCCATGGCACTGACACGCGAACAGCAAATTGCAGCCCTTGAAAAAGACTGGGCTGAAAACCCGCGCTGGAAAGGCGTGACTCGCACTTACTCCGCTGCCGACGTTGTCCGTCTGCGTGGCTCGGTCCAGCCTGAGCACACCCTGGCACGCATGGGCGCCGAGAAGCTCTGGAACCTGGTGACCCAGGGTGCCAAACCGTCCTTCCGTCCTGAGAAAGATTTCGTCAACTGCATGGGCGCCCTGACCGGCGGCCAGGCCGTACAGCAAGTCAAAGCCGGCATCCAGGCGATCTACCTGTCGGGCTGGCAGGTTGCCGCGGACAACAACTCCGCCGAATCGATGTACCCGGATCAGTCGCTGTACCCGGTCGACTCCGTTCCGACCGTGGTCAAGCGCATCAACAACTCGTTCCGTCGTGCCGACCAGATCCAGTGGAAAGCCGGCAAGAACCCGGGCGACGAAGGCTACATCGACTACTTCGCGCCAATCGTGGCTGACGCCGAAGCCGGTTTCGGCGGCGTACTGAATGCTTACGAGCTGATGAAGAGCATGATCGAGGCTGGCGCCGCCGGCGTTCACTTCGAAGACCAGCTGGCTTCCGTGAAGAAATGCGGCCACATGGGCGGCAAGGTACTGGTTCCGACCCAGGAAGCCGTACAGAAGCTGACCGCTGCCCGACTGGCGGCCGACGTGGCTGG
This portion of the Pseudomonas sp. MRSN 12121 genome encodes:
- the aceA gene encoding isocitrate lyase gives rise to the protein MALTREQQIAALEKDWAENPRWKGVTRTYSAADVVRLRGSVQPEHTLARMGAEKLWNLVTQGAKPSFRPEKDFVNCMGALTGGQAVQQVKAGIQAIYLSGWQVAADNNSAESMYPDQSLYPVDSVPTVVKRINNSFRRADQIQWKAGKNPGDEGYIDYFAPIVADAEAGFGGVLNAYELMKSMIEAGAAGVHFEDQLASVKKCGHMGGKVLVPTQEAVQKLTAARLAADVAGVPTIILARTDANAADLLTSDCDPYDQPFVTGTRTQEGFYKVKAGLDQAIARGLAYAPYADLIWCETAKPDLEEARRFAEAIKKEYPDQILSYNCSPSFNWKKNLDDATIAKFQRELSAMGYKHQFITLAGIHNMWHSMFNLAHDYARNDMTAYVKLQEQEFADAAKGYTFVAHQQEVGTGYFDDMTTVIQGGSSSVTALTGSTEEEQFH
- a CDS encoding secretin N-terminal domain-containing protein; amino-acid sequence: MSLRTLLTTLLLAASFTATAATEIVPLNNRTSADLLPIAQNFLGKDGQVSAYGNQLIVKAEPEKIEELRAFIAQLDTAAKRLLITVDTNENNTQNNQGYSTNGAPQTRIITRSTASRDGGIQQIQASEGIPALIQVGQSVPLTTTQTDPYGRLQNQTQYRNVTQGFYVTASVTGETVHLSISTNRDRMSQERPDVVNVQSTDTTVSGRLGEWITLAGVNRQNQADKQALTRSYSTQGRDDMTLRVKVDTLD